GTCGTCTCTGGAAGAACATTGGCTCTCCATACAATACAGGTACGTTATACTCATCTTCGATTTTGGGCGATTTATTTGCAGATCTATCGAGGCCCAACAGATTTGTATGTATCGTACAATTTGGTTATTTCTGCCATATACAGCCTAATGCGAGAATATTGAATCGTGTGATTCTGTCTGGTTAGGACAATATGTAGTCTATTTCAGGATTGGAGAAAAAGGTGTAATTTTGCCCATTATATGTTTGTATGCAAAAGCAATTTATTGAGGAGCATGTGCTGcaagagagagttaagctaacACTGTCAAAGAAGTTCCTATGAGAATGATTAAGCTGAAGCTTTGTATTATTTGGCCAATTTCCGTGAAGATGGTAGATCAAAATAATTTTCTTCTGTTGTTCCTCTTTTTCCACACAAGTCTTAATTTTCATTATTAAGCTGAGGCTACTAGATTGTTGCTCATGACCTGATAATACCCATCAAATTCCAGATTATGACTGAAATTCATTGTCCAGGACCAATGCAGCATGAGGTGATTAACAGATTTTCTTCTATTTAGCATAGAAATCATTTGGACTCCTATTGCTAACATCTCTCCTCcagactctctccatataaaaaaaatgctaCTTTTGATGGATCCTTTTGTGTTCCAACTTCCAAATGCACTGCCAAGGGAAACCTACGattgcttctctttctctctctgatATATGTTTTGGTAAGGAATAAGTGATCTCTAGGGAAAACTGAATAATAATTGGATTAGCTTGAGCTACTATTAGTGTCCTATTAAtggaaaataacaaaatattgttTCCTATATAATTATATCATTCTTGAGATCAGTTAATGGAATGCAAATTATTCTTTGAAACTATTGGAATAGCTTCTTGCCTCACGACTGTAGTCCATGtgtgtttctttcttttacTTGTGTTTGCCCCTAGACTATGAAAGTTTGGGAGTTGGTTTGTTATCGATTGGGAATAAGCtgggttatgacttatgagtgaTATTCTTGTCTCTGAGTGGTATGGGAGTTTGTCTTCGAAGACAGAGAATCTTCTTCTGATTGCTTTGCATGGATAATTTGCTTAACACTGCAAAACCTTTGAATAATGCTTCCGATAGGAATTTCTATGATAGAGTTAGCTTATCTATTTTGCAACTTGTTTGCGCCACTTTGGTGGTTCTTTTAATAATATCCTTTttgctattaaaaaaaatgtttttaatcGGATAACAAAGTGTTGTGGAGAGAAACTGGACTAGTTAAAAGTTTTTATCTACCCTGGTGAATGTTATTGGTTAGTTATCAGCCACTTCTTGATAATTTCTAGATGCAGAACTGGTATTTAAGTGCTTTTAACAAACTGTTGATtatagtggtagagttgtagtggTGCAACCTTGAGGTCACATATTCAATTAAACAACCGCTTCACATATAATGTGAGGGCAAGGTATGCGTACATCTTATCTTTACCCAATCTTGTCCACTGTGGGAGTCTATGCACGGTAGTTGTTTTTTCTCAACGTGTAGGTGAatgtatattttgttttatgatTGGCTAGTTGCAATCTTCCACTCTGTCCTCTCACCACTTGAATACTGAGGATTCAAGATGACTTTAATAAAGCTAGCTATGAAGTGATGCATTTCTTACACCCGAGTCCTTTATTTTATGTCTaataacatatattttttttgaattaattgtGCCTTTAGGCCTCTGCTTATATTGACTACACATTGGTGAGGGATCAAATCTGTTTCGCACAAGCCATGGTTCTTGATGGCATCATTTCTTCTCCCCATCGGAGGTCGTCATCATTCAGAAAGCAATTCCCGCGGGAGGAGTTGGGTAGCTGGTCAACGCTTGTTCGGAGGCACCGATTCCTTTTAACGGCTCTGGCCCTTTTGGCTGTTCTCTGCACTATATATCTCTACTTTGCTGTTACTCTGGGATCTTCCGGATCTTGTTCTGGCCTCACTGGAACTAAAAAGGCCTTGTGCAATATAGAACTGGCAAAAAATTCTGTGTCCAAGGGAAAGTTAAAAATGTTTTAGGTGGTTGATATTCATTATATATTGAAATAGTTTTCCTTTATTGGTTGTTGTTACTCAATTAAAGAGGGGAGACATTAATAGTTATTGTAAGAAGGTGGTTTTTGTTTCTAAGCATGTGTAATGGTGATGCATCCTACCAGTACCAGGCACTCCTTGGTTGGAAGAGGGAGGTCCGGAAAGCCCTAACTTGATTGATGGGGTTTTAGGGTATAGTAAATGATAGATCAATTTAAATTTACACCCATAAAAAAAGATGGACATCACTTTGGGGTACTTTCATCTCATAAGGGAAATTCCACGGCCACATATGACCGCgaattatttgtatttgtatttgtagacTATTATGTGGGGTGCTAGTTGATGCAGCACACACCAGAAGGCTATTATGCGGGCGTGAGTTTATCCAATTCACACCAAAAGATAATGGTTGCGGGTTaccattaaaaaagaaaaggtaataaCAAAATCTGATTTTTGAGGGTTTATGCAGAAAATGCAAAATTCAAACACCCGCGGCAAGGGCACTGGGAAAATGAGCATGATATTAATTTGATTGCCCTCGCATTAACACGAACATGACCCATTGACACCATCAGCGCTATAATTGTAATGGCAATCCAATCTCAAGAAACATACAAGCAAGCCCCTGAATGGATTTTGTGACAAAAAGTGTTTAAATTGTTACAAATTTCATCTGGTGACAAACAAAACTCAATCCCTTGTTACGTCTGACAATAGAAATCTATTGTCGGAacagaaaataataaatattcagGGCACCTATATCAAAATTATTCAATAACATAAAATaggaaatcttttttttatccATGGTAGTCACAGAGCTTCTATTCAGTAAACATTACCAAGGATGCTGACAAGGGCAAGGATCCATCTGCAACATCGGACCTATGAAGTCCAAGAAAGTTAGCAACTCAATCCTCAATATCTGCCGCATTTTCTAGAAGGTAGTTGGCTGCCAATTCTTCGTTGCGATCGCAAGCCAGGAATGCCTCAATTACAAGGGCTCTATCAAAACCCATCGCCTCCAGCTACAGACGGAAAATGGAAAAACGAGTTAGTTGATATCACTTTGATGATATAAAGGTAGAACAAAGCCAAAACGTACTCGTTCAATTGCCTCCTGTTCGGCTGGTGTCACATTGATAGCATGAGGCATATCTTGCTCCGGCTGATCAAATATGTCCCTGGAACATGGATGAAATGTACAATGTCAACCAAAAGCCACAAATTTGAAAGTTATGAAGGAGAAATTCATATGGCAAAGTCTAAAATTTCCTAAATCTACGGCATGTCAAGTTAGGCAGGTAACTGAACAAAAAATGAATATCCACAAGGGCCCGTCCCTATATCATACGAGCCATATTCTCTTAACATTGGAATTTCTTGTGAGCCTCCCTATCCTCGTCGCCAGTgttaagagaatttgaaaatGGCACACATGCTTTGAATTAAGTTGAAACCTATTCTCATCATGAGGCTATCTCACAGGCGCTTAAATTCGAAACTTTTGCTCACATTTTGTCATTGTTAAAAGACAAATATTTTCCCCCATCTTTCGAATGCCAAAGAGTAGCAAAGTGCTTCATGAAGTTGATGAAAACAAAGGCAAGATAGAGGTAGCTGAGAAACAACCATAATAAATGACACTTGACTAATAGATGGATATATATCACTTATCCTAGAAGCGATATACATTAATATGATCTTTTGGGGGAAGTACAATCAGAACTCAATAGAGGAGAGTTATATCAGTTAGTAcactaaattaaattttaatgtGCAATGCATGGTACTACAATTGCATCATAAGTGAATGAATACAATATTTCCATGAACTACAGGCTATATTATATCaccataaatttaataaaagcaCTAAAATTACCTCGGACTcgaggggaaaaaaaggaagcAAATGCCACATGACAGAAGCTCAGGCTATTGACAATCAGTATATAGATGTGGTGTTAGCTATGACAATTAATTACTCACCCTTCAGAATCTTCAAGAGGTTCATTTATTAACTGAAGGAACTCCGCCTGATGCTCTTGAATCATTCCTAAAAGTTGGGGATTCTGCTTTCCAAGCTCCTGAAGCATTGGCTGTAACAGAAACACCAAGGACTTTTAAGACATTTTTTGCCACTGATTTAACAGAATCCCAAAAGGAAAAGAACTAAAGACCTGCAAAATTTGTGGGTTTGCTTGCACCATTGACCGCAATGCTTGGAACTGAGATacaacaaaagaacaaaaccCATTAATACAATATCAATATATGTGAGCAATCATACTAGTATAAAAATTGATACAGAACAAGAACAAATTGCTAAATAAATGAGAACAAAGCATATCCGGCAGACCAGTACTCCAAAGAGTTTATAGCTGAACAACAACAAAATGTTAAATGTACCACACCTGCTGATTGTTTCTAAGGAAATCAAGGGATCCATCACCACCACCTCCCCCAGAGAGTGTTTCCTAGAAATACACCAACTTAGCacatagagagaaagagagggggtggggggggggggggagtgaTGTGAATTGCAGAACCTGAAGTTATACCTG
This genomic stretch from Tripterygium wilfordii isolate XIE 37 chromosome 22, ASM1340144v1, whole genome shotgun sequence harbors:
- the LOC119990563 gene encoding uncharacterized protein LOC119990563 encodes the protein MVLDGIISSPHRRSSSFRKQFPREELGSWSTLVRRHRFLLTALALLAVLCTIYLYFAVTLGSSGSCSGLTGTKKALCNIELAKNSVSKGKLKMF